From the genome of Triticum aestivum cultivar Chinese Spring chromosome 3B, IWGSC CS RefSeq v2.1, whole genome shotgun sequence, one region includes:
- the LOC123067025 gene encoding uncharacterized protein — protein sequence MNMKLTLESGLQTCPVFGNLIRLVLGEWCMASDFSPLLFILRRSPKLKDLTFKLGMEQCVLCKDAADRDLAPRKESSSGGCPRIERTVIYCGKDDPRVSALVQVLLPIVIPGGEISIKGH from the exons ATGAATATGAAGCTCACACTCGAGAGTGGTTTGCAAACATGCCCGGTGTTCGGCAACCTCATAAGGCTGGTGCTGGGCGAATGGTGCATGGCCTCCGACTTCTCTCCGCTGCTCTTCATTCTCCGGCGCTCGCCTAAACTGAAGGATCTGACCTTTAAGCTTGGAATG GAGCAGTGTGTACTCTGCAAGGATGCTGCTGATCGTGATCTGGCTCCAAGGAAGGAATCATCGTCGGGCGGCTGTCCAAGGATAGAGAGGACCGTGATATACTGTGGCAAAGATGATCCGAGGGTCAGCGCGCTTGTGCAGGTGCTGCTACCGATTGTTATCCCAGGTGGAGAAATCAGCATCAAAGGTCACTAG
- the LOC123067026 gene encoding ankyrin repeat-containing protein NPR4-like, translating to MFCKDMLELKESLINAVNLDGETPLITTVRNGHVSLSSFLLGQHCFVHHGSRQAILQQDRYGFNALHHAIRNGHKDLALEMIAAQPALSQAVGKHNESPMYFAVMRNFTQVFEKLIQNPLSACSGGQHGYNCLHAAVKNDHQEFVKIIMKKRPELAREVDTVQNTPIAHAVQYDKIDILQVLLEHDSTLGYLTNNKGMPLLNIAAWRGVVAAARKLLEHCPGAPYLEPNGSTCLHV from the exons ATGTTCTGCAAGGACATGCTGGAACTGAAAGAGTCTCTCATCAATGCTGTAAACTTGGACGGGGAGACACCACTTATCACCACGGTGAGAAATGGTCACGTCTCTTTGTCTTCTTTCTTACTCGGTCAACACTGCTTTGTGCACCATGGATCGAGGCAGGCAATCTTGCAACAGGACAGGTACGGATTTAACGCACTGCACCATGCCATTCGCAACGGCCACAAGGATCTTGCACTGGAGATGATAGCTGCACAGCCTGCGTTGTCGCAAGCTGTGGGAAAGCACAATGAGTCACCGATGTACTTTGCGGTGATGAGAAATTTTACACAGGTTTTCGAGAAACTAATTCAAAATCCTTTGTCTGCTTGTTCGGGAGGACAACACGGTTACAATTGTCTACATGCTGCAGTTAAGAATGACCATCAAG AATTTGTCAAAATAATTATGAAGAAACGTCCTGAATTGGCTAGAGAAGTTGACACAGTACAAAATACTCCAATAGCACATGCTGTACAATACGACAAGATTGACATTTTACAAGTACTGCTGGAACATGATTCAACTCTAGGGTATTTAACAAACAACAAAGGTATGCCTCTGCTTAATATTGCGGCATGGCGAGGTGTGGTTGCTGCTGCACGAAAGCTTCTGGAGCACTGCCCCGGTGCTCCTTATCTTGAACCAAATGGTTCGACATGTCTTCATGTTTAA